One genomic window of Elaeis guineensis isolate ETL-2024a chromosome 2, EG11, whole genome shotgun sequence includes the following:
- the LOC105036724 gene encoding probable receptor-like protein kinase At1g30570, with translation MANSLKLVSKFDVPGEIYWKNMRSNANDTYLVKEYFLDISSSKLQIEFIPDSGSFAFVNAMEVIPVVGKLFTDTVNKVGGLKGSLSLMDHGIETMYRLNVGGPKIKPTEDQSLWRRWESDERFMFSLNTATTISNTSSVTYASTNDTSIAPLLVYETGRTMIDNEVLEKRFNMSWKFDVDPNFDYLVRLHFCEVVYDQPNMRIFRVYINNKTAAENYDVFVKAGGKNKAYHEDYVDAVSQQIDTLWLQLGPDSSTSASGTDALLNGLEIFKLSRNGNLAHAPERIDTGRGGLPAGKPKSKVLWAAIVASVGSVITIMILSVIFICYCIRKKKTPPVKKSNPPGRRPFFLHGTMGSTSKAQVLKSPPNSTGSMASNRMGRRFTIAEIRAATNNFDESLVIGNGGFGKVYKGEIEQGNLAAIKRAHPQSEQGLKEFETEIEMLSKLRHRHLVSMIGYCDEQNEMILVYEYMANGTLRSHLFGSDLPPLTWKQRLDACIGAARGLHYLHTGAERGIIHRDVKTTNILLDENFVAKMADFGLSKDGPALDHTHVSTAVKGSFGYLDPEYFRRQQLTQKSDVYSFGVVLFEVVCARPVINPSLPRDQINLAEWAVHWQHQQSIETIVDPRLEGNYSPESLTMFGDIAEKCLADEGKNRPTMGEILWHLEYVLQLHEAYMQGRDANSFSGSQVRFADMSLSLPGITEGEEEASLEAESNDENSVEPKADGL, from the coding sequence ATGGCAAACAGTCTAAAGTTGGTATCCAAGTTTGATGTCCCGGGGGAGATTTACTGGAAGAACATGAGGAGCAACGCTAACGATACCTATCTGGTGAAAGAGTACTTCCTCGATATCAGTTCGAGCAAGCTGCAGATTGAGTTTATTCCTGACTCTGGGTCATTTGCCTTTGTGAATGCTATGGAAGTGATTCCAGTCGTCGGTAAGTTGTTTACCGATACCGTGAACAAAGTGGGTGGTTTAAAGGGTTCTCTGAGTTTGATGGATCACGGGATTGAGACCATGTATAGGTTGAATGTGGGAGGGCCTAAGATAAAACCCACTGAAGATCAAAGTCTTTGGAGGAGATGGGAATCAGATGAGAGGTTCATGTTCTCTTTGAATACTGCAACAACTATTTCTAATACTTCAAGTGTAACCTATGCATCCACTAACGATACTTCCATTGCACCTCTGTTAGTTTATGAAACAGGGAGGACAATGATTGATAATGAAGTTCTtgagaagagattcaacatgTCATGGAAGTTTGATGTGGATCCAAACTTTGATTACTTAGTTCGGTTGCATTTTTGTGAGGTGGTATATGATCAACCAAACATGAGAATTTTCAgggtttatataaataataaaacagCAGCTGAGAACTATGATGTGTTTGTCAAGGCAGGTGGGAAGAACAAAGCCTATCATGAGGACTATGTTGATGCAGTTTCACAGCAGATTGAcactctttggcttcagttgggGCCGGACTCATCTACAAGTGCTTCAGGAACTGATGCACTTCTAAATGGTCTGGAGATCTTCAAGCTCAGTCGCAATGGGAATCTTGCGCATGCTCCAGAGAGAATTGACACTGGTAGGGGAGGTTTGCCTGCTGGAAAGCCAAAGAGTAAGGTTCTATGGGCAGCAATTGTTGCAAGTGTTGGTTCGGTCATTACTATTATGATACTATCTGTTATTTTTATCTGCTACTGCATTCGGAAGAAGAAAACACCTCCAGTGAAAAAGAGCAATCCTCCCGGTCGGCGCCCATTCTTCCTTCATGGGACTATGGGAAGCACCTCGAAGGCCCAAGTATTGAAATCACCTCCAAATTCTACAGGATCAATGGCTTCTAATAGAATGGGCAGGAGGTTCACCATTGCAGAAATTAGGGCAGCAACcaataattttgatgagtccttagTTATTGGAAATGGAGGTTTTGGTAAAGTCTACAAGGGTGAGATTGAACAGGGGAACCTAGCCGCAATCAAACGGGCCCATCCACAATCTGAGCAGGGCCTAAAGGAATTTGAAACTGAAATAGAAATGCTGTCAAAGCTCCGTCACCGGCACCTTGTCTCAATGATTGGGTACtgtgatgaacaaaatgagatgaTTTTAGTTTATGAATACATGGCAAATGGGACTCTGAGAAGCCATCTCTTTGGGAGTGATCTCCCACCTCTCACATGGAAGCAGCGGCTCGATGCATGCATTGGTGCTGCACGTGGACTTCACTACCTTCACACAGGAGCAGAGAGGGGTATTATCCACCGGGATGTTAAGACTACAAACATATTGTTAGATGAGAATTTTGTTGCAAAAATGGCAGATTTCGGGCTGTCAAAAGATGGCCCAGCATTGGACCACACCCATGTCAGTACTGCTGTGAAGGGAAGTTTTGGGTACCTCGATCCTGAGTACTTCCGACGTCAACAACTAACTCAGAAATCAGATGTATATTCTTTTGGTGTGGTTCTCTTTGAAGTTGTGTGTGCTAGGCCAGTTATAAATCCAAGCTTGCCGAGGGATCAGATTAACCTTGCTGAATGGGCGGTCCATTGGCAACACCAGCAGTCAATTGAGACCATCGTGGATCCCCGTTTGGAAGGAAATTATTCACCTGAGTCCTTGACAATGTTTGGGGATATTGCAGAGAAATGCCTTGCTGATGAGGGGAAGAACCGCCCTACAATGGGTGAAATCTTGTGGCACTTGGAGTACGTCTTGCAGCTGCATGAAGCTTATATGCAAGGTAGAGATGCCAATTCCTTTTCAGGGAGTCAGGTGAGGTTTGCTGATATGTCTCTTAGTCTTCCAGGCATCACAGAGGGAGAAGAGGAAGCTTCTCTAGAAGCAGAAAGCAATGATGAGAATTCTGTAGAACCAAAAGCTGATGGACTCTGA